A genomic window from Glycine max cultivar Williams 82 chromosome 17, Glycine_max_v4.0, whole genome shotgun sequence includes:
- the LOC100800370 gene encoding uncharacterized protein isoform X1 produces the protein MYRFCFRTRPLLRNFSSSRKPIANSTLENSQIAPPPILDNRRTLSPVHSKSLSRTSVVALSAAAISAVVASAALLSDSDRGGGGTNPLHEGAERAARKAADSFDRIFHHAKRTGVAAAVLWQSLRSVLSSANHEVRSGFEIRVAALLADIAAANSARRAAIVGAGGGAVVDWLLESVAAAKDGGGTQAEYARALAYLIADPNVSAAVLGRPHAVPSLLRFIFSCQPRRSKNTKHSRRGAFDISDSLKGRSMLVAAIMDIVTSSCENAEEVSFKPSLPENAETRDIAAALEVIEEGGLHLDEPPEGEDDGGGSGRKGIGIKILDGKPVLGLSRTSNDACHEELKHQSPKTLIYQNKYDNSLEQKNVSAAVVPGLWDDLHCEHVAVPFATWALANWATASQLNRSHIQELDRDGNAIMSALIAPERSVKWHASLVVRLLLEDRNTPLNESVSDWASSLLSTISQACKHEDISLAQVALSAFLLSVERSPGVQKVVMEKGLNPMRDIAKQMTKHKQVQEPMAKALELLCTGELHLSLEESQKWSGILLPWVFGTFSSDTIRSSAIKILSRILEDYGPTCVPLSQGWLAMMLSEVQSSIKKSNDKGTSQPKSDNVKTLINNANIASAAQVANQLSSAVVNLAAKQLRNASNSGDASPLADFLSMEPLAGPFKSLKRDNLPKLDAADSALATLKGIKALTEVCAEDSVCQDMIVDFGILCLLRRFLLSDDYEKLAAIEAYDASSRAHEGKERISNVDGEPATPNVNDPASVRVPPTAHIRKHAARLLTILSLLPRVKKVITADETWCKWLDDCANGRIPGCSDLKMQSYARAALLNMFCNDQPNRKSESGSGGPSDGGVPNYRNSCPRYDDMIFLINSHLPHWKCPKETDQQEAFSEEISLFTSTEMGDGTESVNDSNGSISNDSTKSSPDADCPPLDIVFVHGLRGGPYKTWRIAEEKSSTLSPLVEKIDEEAGKLGTFWPGEWLSGDFPEARMFTLKYKTNLTQWSGASLPLQEVSSMLLEKLLAAGIGNRPVVFVTHSMGGLVVKQILHKAKEERFDNLVKNTIGIIFYSCPHFGSKLADMPWRMGFVLRPAPTIGELRSGSSRLIELNDYIRHLHKKGLLDVLSFCETKVTPIVEGYGGWAFRTEIVPIESAYPGFGELVVLESTDHINSCKPVSRLDPSYTETLKFLQKLKACHA, from the exons atgtatCGGTTCTGTTTCAGAACCCGACCCCTTCTTCGCAACttttcttcttcaagaaaaCCTATCGCCAATTCAACTTTAGAAAATTCCCAAATTGCCCCTCCGCCAATCCTCGATAACCGCCGCACGCTCTCTCCCGTTCATTCCAAATCTCTCTCTCGCACCTCTGTCGTCGCTCTCTCCGCTGCCGCTATCTCCGCCGTAGTCGCCTCCGCCGCGCTCCTCTCCGATTCCGATCGCGGCGGAGGAGGCACGAATCCTCTGCACGAGGGCGCGGAGCGCGCCGCGCGCAAGGCGGCGGACTCCTTCGACCGGATTTTCCACCACGCGAAGCGCACCGGCGTCGCCGCCGCGGTCCTCTGGCAGTCGCTGCGCTCGGTGCTATCCTCGGCGAACCACGAGGTCCGCTCCGGCTTCGAGATTCGCGTCGCGGCGCTTCTCGCTGACATCGCCGCCGCGAACTCCGCCCGCAGGGCCGCGATCGTCGGGGCAGGAGGCGGCGCCGTCGTGGACTGGCTGCTGGAGTCGGTGGCGGCGGCGAAGGACGGCGGCGGCACCCAGGCGGAGTACGCGAGGGCGCTGGCGTATCTGATTGCGGACCCTAACGTGTCTGCGGCGGTTCTTGGGAGACCTCACGCGGTTCCGAGTCTTCTGAGGTTCATCTTCTCGTGCCAGCCTCGGCGTTCTAAGAATACGAAG CATTCAAGACGTGGTGCATTTGATATTTCGGATTCTTTGAAAGGCAGGAGCATGCTTGTTGCTGCCATTATGGATATCGTTACGTCCAGCTGTGAAAATGCAGAAGAGGTATCTTTTAAGCCATCATTGCCTGAAAATGCTGAAACCAGAGACATTGCTGCAGCCCTAGAAGTTATTGAGGAAGGAGGTTTGCACTTGGATGAGCCACCTGAAGGTGAAGATGATGGTGGTGGGTCGGGAAGGAAAGGGATTGGAATCAAGATACTTGATGGTAAACCTGTTTTAGGGCTTTCAAGGACCAGCAATGATGCCTGTCACGAAGAACTAAAGCACCAATCTCCTAAAACTCTCATATATCAAAATAAGTATGACAATTCGCTGGAACAAAAGAATGTGTCTGCTGCTGTTGTTCCTGGTCTCTGGGATGATTTGCACTGTGAACATGTTGCTGTTCCTTTTGCCACCTGGGCATTGGCAAATTGGGCAACGGCATCACAGTTGAATAGATCTCATATTCAGGAACTGGATCGAGATGGAAATGCTATCATGTCTGCTTTAATAGCACCTGAGAGGTCTGTAAAATGGCATGCAAGTTTGGTGGTGCGGTTGCTATTAGAAGATCGCAATACACCTTTGAATGAATCTGTTTCTGATTGGGCTTCCAGTCTTCTTTCTACTATATCTCAAGCATGCAAGCATGAAGATATTTCTTTGGCTCAGGTAGCCTTGTCTGCCTTTCTCTTATCTGTTGAAAGGAGCCCTGGAGTCCAGAAGGTAGTGATGGAGAAGGGTCTCAATCCAATGAGAGACATCGCCAAGCAGATGACAAAGCATAAGCAGGTGCAAGAACCAATGGCAAAGGCATTGGAGCTACTTTGTACTGGGGAGCTGCATTTGTCACTTGAAGAGAGTCAAAAATGGTCAGGCATTcttcttccttgggtttttggAACATTTTCCTCCGATACTATACGATCTTCAGCCATAAAGATTCTTTCTCGGATCTTGGAAGACTATGGACCAACATGTGTACCACTTTCTCAAGGATGGTTAGCCATGATGCTGTCTGAAGTACAAAGTTCTATAAAGAAATCAAATGATAAAGGAACCAGTCAACCTAAGAGTGATAATGTAAAg ACATTGATCAATAATGCAAATATTGCTTCTGCTGCACAAGTTGCCAATCAACTCTCTAGTGCCGTTGTTAATCTGGCAGCTAAACAATTGAGAAATGCATCTAATTCTGGGGATGCATCCCCACTGGCAGATTTTCTGTCTATGGAACCTTTAGCAGGAccatttaaaagtttaaaaagagATAATCTTCCTAAATTGGATGCTGCAGATTCTGCCTTGGCAACCCTGAAAGGAATTAAAGCTTTGACTGAAGTTTGTGCTGAAGATTCTGTGTGTCAGGACATGATAGTTGACTTTGGGATTTTATGTTTGCTGAGGCGCTTTTTGCTGAGTGATGATTATGAGAAACTGGCTGCTATTGAGGCTTATGATGCATCATCTAGAGCACATGAGGGGAAGGAACGGATATCAAATGTAGATGGGGAACCGGCTACACCAAATGTAAATGATCCAGCCAGTGTCCGAGTTCCTCCTACTGCTCATATCCGCAAGCATGCAGCTCGGTTGTTGACCATCCTCTCACTGCTTCCCAGAGTCAAGAAGGTAATCACAGCTGATGAAACTTGGTGCAAATGGCTTGATGATTGTGCTAATGGGCGGATTCCAGGTTGCAGTGACCTTAAAATGCAAAGCTATGCCAGGGCAGcacttttaaatatgttttgcaATGACCAGCCTAATCGAAAATCTGAAAGTGGAAGTGGAGGCCCTTCTGATGGTGGTGTACCAAATTATAGGAACTCTTGTCCTCGTTATGATGACATGATATTCTTGATAAATTCTCATCTTCCCCACTGGAAATGTCCCAAAGAAACAGATCAACAAGAAGCTTTCTCAGAGGAGATATCTCTGTTTACTTCTACTGAAATGGGGGATGGAACAGAATCTGTGAATGACAGCAACGGTTCTATTTCTAATGATTCAACTAAAAGCAGCCCAGATGCAGATTGTCCTCCACTAGACATAGTTTTTGTCCATGGACTACGAGGTGGGCCTTACAAAACTTGGCGTATAGCTGAGGAGAAATCCTCAACTTTATCACCTTTGGTGGAGAAGATTGATGAGGAAGCAGGAAAGCTTGGAACCTTTTGGCCTGGTGAATGGCTTTCCGGTGATTTTCCTGAGGCTCGGATGTttaccctaaaatacaag ACTAATCTCACACAATGGTCTGGAGCTAGCTTGCCTCTTCAG GAAGTTAGCTCTATGCTGTTGGAGAAGCTTCTTGCTGCAGGAATTGGGAATCGACCTGTTGTTTTTGTTACTCACAG TATGGGTGGCCTGGTTGTGAAGCAGATTCTTCATAAAGCAAAGGAAGAAAGATTTGATAATCTCGTGAAAAATACAATAGGAATT ATTTTTTATAGCTGCCCACATTTTGGTAGCAAACTTGCAGATATGCCTTGGCGAATGGGCTTTGTTCTTCGTCCTGCTCCAACA ATAGGAGAGCTAagaagtggatcttcaagactGATAGAGCTTAATGACTATATTCGTCACCTTCATAAGAAAGGGTTGCTTGATGTCCTCAGCTTTTGTGAG ACCAAGGTAACTCCAATAGTTGAAGGTTATGGTGGATGGGCCTTTCGAACTGAAATTGTACCAATTGAGTCAGCATATCCTGGATTTGGGGAATTAGTT GTATTGGAGTCAACAGATCATATAAATTCTTGTAAACCAGTGAGCCGTTTAGACCCTTCTTATACGGAGACATTAAAGTTCTTGCAGAAATTAAAAGCATGTCATGCCTGA
- the LOC100800370 gene encoding uncharacterized protein isoform X2, protein MYRFCFRTRPLLRNFSSSRKPIANSTLENSQIAPPPILDNRRTLSPVHSKSLSRTSVVALSAAAISAVVASAALLSDSDRGGGGTNPLHEGAERAARKAADSFDRIFHHAKRTGVAAAVLWQSLRSVLSSANHEVRSGFEIRVAALLADIAAANSARRAAIVGAGGGAVVDWLLESVAAAKDGGGTQAEYARALAYLIADPNVSAAVLGRPHAVPSLLRFIFSCQPRRSKNTKHSRRGAFDISDSLKGRSMLVAAIMDIVTSSCENAEEVSFKPSLPENAETRDIAAALEVIEEGGLHLDEPPEGEDDGGGSGRKGIGIKILDGKPVLGLSRTSNDACHEELKHQSPKTLIYQNKYDNSLEQKNVSAAVVPGLWDDLHCEHVAVPFATWALANWATASQLNRSHIQELDRDGNAIMSALIAPERSVKWHASLVVRLLLEDRNTPLNESVSDWASSLLSTISQACKHEDISLAQVALSAFLLSVERSPGVQKVVMEKGLNPMRDIAKQMTKHKQVQEPMAKALELLCTGELHLSLEESQKWSGILLPWVFGTFSSDTIRSSAIKILSRILEDYGPTCVPLSQGWLAMMLSEVQSSIKKSNDKGTSQPKSDNVKTLINNANIASAAQVANQLSSAVVNLAAKQLRNASNSGDASPLADFLSMEPLAGPFKSLKRDNLPKLDAADSALATLKGIKALTEVCAEDSVCQDMIVDFGILCLLRRFLLSDDYEKLAAIEAYDASSRAHEGKERISNVDGEPATPNVNDPASVRVPPTAHIRKHAARLLTILSLLPRVKKVITADETWCKWLDDCANGRIPGCSDLKMQSYARAALLNMFCNDQPNRKSESGSGGPSDGGVPNYRNSCPRYDDMIFLINSHLPHWKCPKETDQQEAFSEEISLFTSTEMGDGTESVNDSNGSISNDSTKSSPDADCPPLDIVFVHGLRGGPYKTWRIAEEKSSTLSPLVEKIDEEAGKLGTFWPGEWLSGDFPEARMFTLKYKTNLTQWSGASLPLQEVSSMLLEKLLAAGIGNRPVVFVTHSMGGLVVKQILHKAKEERFDNLVKNTIGIIFYSCPHFGSKLADMPWRMGFVLRPAPTIGELRSGSSRLIELNDYIRHLHKKGLLDVLSFCEVLESTDHINSCKPVSRLDPSYTETLKFLQKLKACHA, encoded by the exons atgtatCGGTTCTGTTTCAGAACCCGACCCCTTCTTCGCAACttttcttcttcaagaaaaCCTATCGCCAATTCAACTTTAGAAAATTCCCAAATTGCCCCTCCGCCAATCCTCGATAACCGCCGCACGCTCTCTCCCGTTCATTCCAAATCTCTCTCTCGCACCTCTGTCGTCGCTCTCTCCGCTGCCGCTATCTCCGCCGTAGTCGCCTCCGCCGCGCTCCTCTCCGATTCCGATCGCGGCGGAGGAGGCACGAATCCTCTGCACGAGGGCGCGGAGCGCGCCGCGCGCAAGGCGGCGGACTCCTTCGACCGGATTTTCCACCACGCGAAGCGCACCGGCGTCGCCGCCGCGGTCCTCTGGCAGTCGCTGCGCTCGGTGCTATCCTCGGCGAACCACGAGGTCCGCTCCGGCTTCGAGATTCGCGTCGCGGCGCTTCTCGCTGACATCGCCGCCGCGAACTCCGCCCGCAGGGCCGCGATCGTCGGGGCAGGAGGCGGCGCCGTCGTGGACTGGCTGCTGGAGTCGGTGGCGGCGGCGAAGGACGGCGGCGGCACCCAGGCGGAGTACGCGAGGGCGCTGGCGTATCTGATTGCGGACCCTAACGTGTCTGCGGCGGTTCTTGGGAGACCTCACGCGGTTCCGAGTCTTCTGAGGTTCATCTTCTCGTGCCAGCCTCGGCGTTCTAAGAATACGAAG CATTCAAGACGTGGTGCATTTGATATTTCGGATTCTTTGAAAGGCAGGAGCATGCTTGTTGCTGCCATTATGGATATCGTTACGTCCAGCTGTGAAAATGCAGAAGAGGTATCTTTTAAGCCATCATTGCCTGAAAATGCTGAAACCAGAGACATTGCTGCAGCCCTAGAAGTTATTGAGGAAGGAGGTTTGCACTTGGATGAGCCACCTGAAGGTGAAGATGATGGTGGTGGGTCGGGAAGGAAAGGGATTGGAATCAAGATACTTGATGGTAAACCTGTTTTAGGGCTTTCAAGGACCAGCAATGATGCCTGTCACGAAGAACTAAAGCACCAATCTCCTAAAACTCTCATATATCAAAATAAGTATGACAATTCGCTGGAACAAAAGAATGTGTCTGCTGCTGTTGTTCCTGGTCTCTGGGATGATTTGCACTGTGAACATGTTGCTGTTCCTTTTGCCACCTGGGCATTGGCAAATTGGGCAACGGCATCACAGTTGAATAGATCTCATATTCAGGAACTGGATCGAGATGGAAATGCTATCATGTCTGCTTTAATAGCACCTGAGAGGTCTGTAAAATGGCATGCAAGTTTGGTGGTGCGGTTGCTATTAGAAGATCGCAATACACCTTTGAATGAATCTGTTTCTGATTGGGCTTCCAGTCTTCTTTCTACTATATCTCAAGCATGCAAGCATGAAGATATTTCTTTGGCTCAGGTAGCCTTGTCTGCCTTTCTCTTATCTGTTGAAAGGAGCCCTGGAGTCCAGAAGGTAGTGATGGAGAAGGGTCTCAATCCAATGAGAGACATCGCCAAGCAGATGACAAAGCATAAGCAGGTGCAAGAACCAATGGCAAAGGCATTGGAGCTACTTTGTACTGGGGAGCTGCATTTGTCACTTGAAGAGAGTCAAAAATGGTCAGGCATTcttcttccttgggtttttggAACATTTTCCTCCGATACTATACGATCTTCAGCCATAAAGATTCTTTCTCGGATCTTGGAAGACTATGGACCAACATGTGTACCACTTTCTCAAGGATGGTTAGCCATGATGCTGTCTGAAGTACAAAGTTCTATAAAGAAATCAAATGATAAAGGAACCAGTCAACCTAAGAGTGATAATGTAAAg ACATTGATCAATAATGCAAATATTGCTTCTGCTGCACAAGTTGCCAATCAACTCTCTAGTGCCGTTGTTAATCTGGCAGCTAAACAATTGAGAAATGCATCTAATTCTGGGGATGCATCCCCACTGGCAGATTTTCTGTCTATGGAACCTTTAGCAGGAccatttaaaagtttaaaaagagATAATCTTCCTAAATTGGATGCTGCAGATTCTGCCTTGGCAACCCTGAAAGGAATTAAAGCTTTGACTGAAGTTTGTGCTGAAGATTCTGTGTGTCAGGACATGATAGTTGACTTTGGGATTTTATGTTTGCTGAGGCGCTTTTTGCTGAGTGATGATTATGAGAAACTGGCTGCTATTGAGGCTTATGATGCATCATCTAGAGCACATGAGGGGAAGGAACGGATATCAAATGTAGATGGGGAACCGGCTACACCAAATGTAAATGATCCAGCCAGTGTCCGAGTTCCTCCTACTGCTCATATCCGCAAGCATGCAGCTCGGTTGTTGACCATCCTCTCACTGCTTCCCAGAGTCAAGAAGGTAATCACAGCTGATGAAACTTGGTGCAAATGGCTTGATGATTGTGCTAATGGGCGGATTCCAGGTTGCAGTGACCTTAAAATGCAAAGCTATGCCAGGGCAGcacttttaaatatgttttgcaATGACCAGCCTAATCGAAAATCTGAAAGTGGAAGTGGAGGCCCTTCTGATGGTGGTGTACCAAATTATAGGAACTCTTGTCCTCGTTATGATGACATGATATTCTTGATAAATTCTCATCTTCCCCACTGGAAATGTCCCAAAGAAACAGATCAACAAGAAGCTTTCTCAGAGGAGATATCTCTGTTTACTTCTACTGAAATGGGGGATGGAACAGAATCTGTGAATGACAGCAACGGTTCTATTTCTAATGATTCAACTAAAAGCAGCCCAGATGCAGATTGTCCTCCACTAGACATAGTTTTTGTCCATGGACTACGAGGTGGGCCTTACAAAACTTGGCGTATAGCTGAGGAGAAATCCTCAACTTTATCACCTTTGGTGGAGAAGATTGATGAGGAAGCAGGAAAGCTTGGAACCTTTTGGCCTGGTGAATGGCTTTCCGGTGATTTTCCTGAGGCTCGGATGTttaccctaaaatacaag ACTAATCTCACACAATGGTCTGGAGCTAGCTTGCCTCTTCAG GAAGTTAGCTCTATGCTGTTGGAGAAGCTTCTTGCTGCAGGAATTGGGAATCGACCTGTTGTTTTTGTTACTCACAG TATGGGTGGCCTGGTTGTGAAGCAGATTCTTCATAAAGCAAAGGAAGAAAGATTTGATAATCTCGTGAAAAATACAATAGGAATT ATTTTTTATAGCTGCCCACATTTTGGTAGCAAACTTGCAGATATGCCTTGGCGAATGGGCTTTGTTCTTCGTCCTGCTCCAACA ATAGGAGAGCTAagaagtggatcttcaagactGATAGAGCTTAATGACTATATTCGTCACCTTCATAAGAAAGGGTTGCTTGATGTCCTCAGCTTTTGTGAG GTATTGGAGTCAACAGATCATATAAATTCTTGTAAACCAGTGAGCCGTTTAGACCCTTCTTATACGGAGACATTAAAGTTCTTGCAGAAATTAAAAGCATGTCATGCCTGA
- the LOC100799835 gene encoding patatin-like protein 2 yields the protein MEATKGFVSPTSCKCDDGHLVTVLSIDGGGIRGIIPGIILGFLESELQKLDGDHVRLADYFDVIAGTSTGGLVTAMLTAPDENNRPLYAAKDIKDFYLDHTPKIFPQNNNLFSPILKLGRTLFGPQYNGKYLHKLIREKLGDTKLHQTLTNVVIPAFDIKHLQPAIFSSFQLKKRPDLNASLSDICISTSAAPTYLPAHSFETKTHHGVSKFDLIDGGVAANNPALVAMAEVTNRISHEGQCNSLNVKPMQYDRFLVISLGTGSQQKEMKYSADEAAQWGIFSWVTTTNGGTPLIDAFSHASSDMVDFHITSLFQALNSEHNYLRIQDDSLNGDMSSVDLATEKNLNDLVKVGESLLKKPVSKINLQTGVHEPVNSHETNGEALKRFAERLSKQRRFRKSQMSANGNL from the exons ATGGAAGCAACGAAAGGATTTGTATCTCCAACTTCATGCAAATGTGATGATGGACACCTAGTTACCGTGCTTAGTATTGATGGTGGCGGCATTCGGGGAATCATTCCAGGAATTATACTTGGTTTCCTCGAATCAGAACTTCAG AAGCTTGATGGTGATCATGTAAGATTGGCAGATTACTTTGATGTGATTGCGGGAACAAGTACTGGAGGATTAGTGACTGCAATGCTCACTGCTCCAGATGAAAATAACCGACCCTTGTATGCAGCCAAGGATATTAAGGATTTCTACCTTGATCATACCCCTAAAATCTTCCCACAAAATAA CAATTTATTCTCACCTATCCTGAAGTTGGGCAGAACCCTGTTTGGACCACAGTACAACGGCAAGTACTTACACAAGCTTATCAGGGAGAAACTGGGAGACACAAAATTGCACCAAACATTGACCAATGTCGTCATCCCAGCATTTGACATCAAGCACCTTCAACCCGCCATCTTTTCCAGCTTCCAG CTGAAAAAGAGACCCGATTTGAATGCATCTTTGTCGGATATATGCATTTCAACTTCAGCTGCTCCAACATATCTTCCAGCTCATTCCTTTGAAACCAAGACTCACCACGGTGTCAGCAAATTCGACCTTATAGACGGTGGCGTCGCTGCAAATAATCCG GCTTTGGTAGCCATGGCGGAAGTGACGAATCGAATTAGCCATGAAGGGCAATGTAATAGCTTAAATGTGAAACCAATGCAATACGATCGATTTTTGGTGATATCGTTGGGAACAGGTTCTCAGCAAAAGGAAATGAAATACAGTGCAGATGAGGCAGCTCAATGGGGCATCTTTAGTTGGGTAACTACAACCAATGGTGGCACCCCTTTAATTGATGCCTTTAGCCATGCAAGTTCAGACATGGTTGACTTTCACATCACCTCCCTTTTCCAAGCACTCAATTCTGAACATAACTATCTCCGTATCCAG GACGATTCATTAAATGGGGACATGTCTTCGGTAGACTTGGCCACGGAGAAGAATTTGAATGATCTCGTGAAAGTTGGGGAGTCATTGTTAAAGAAACCAGTTTCAAAGATTAACTTGCAGACTGGCGTTCACGAACCTGTTAACTCTCATGAAACAAATGGAGAAGCCTTGAAGAG GTTTGCGGAACGACTATCCAAACAGAGGAGATTTCGTAAATCTCAAATGTCTGCCAATGGGAATCTTTAG